Genomic DNA from Paenibacillus borealis:
AGGGTGAAACAGATGCCGTCCCTCAGAGGGCGGCATTGCCGTTTCTATCGGCGGAATTAAAATAGGTTGATAACCTAAGTAATTTGTGCTTTAATTCAGTAGTACAATTTATGCCTACACCAAATGTGAGGAAGTGAACAATCGCTAGTCCTTATATGGCAACAGCTGGAGCAAAGACGTCTTGCTGTGCATATTATTGAAACGTGATGTAATTCTTTCTGAAATATAAGGAGATAGAGACCGCTTATGAAAAAATCATTTGATATCCGAAACAAACCTATATTGCTGTTCACTTTTCTCCTGCTGCTCAAGAGTGGAGTGGCGTGGTATGTTGTTTTTAATGACGGGCCTAACTGGAGTACAATGTTTACGGAAATTCCGTTCTTCCTCATTGTGTTCAGTCTCATTGAATGGCTGGCTCGCAAACGGAAGATTCTCTATTATATGGTGGCCAATCTGTTTATAACGGTCATATATTTCGCCGTATTGATGTACTACAAGTATTATGGCGTTATTGCCACTTATCACGCTCTGCAGCAGGCAGACAAAGTTACGAAGGTAGGGGAGAGCACCTATTCCCTCATCACTCCTTATTATCTGTTTATCTTCGTCGATGTCGTGTTCTTCCTGTTCCTGATGTTCCGGCCGAAATACATTTCGCTCTGGAAAGAAAGAGGCGCAGTGCGGATGAGCCGGCCGGTGCTTACACTCATTACTGCGGTTTCCTTCGGGCTCTGCATCTTCAATATCTGGCCTAACCATGCGAGCATGAATGAGATCAAGAAGGCCGAGAGTATGGGCATCCTCAACTACGAGGTGTATACCCTGTTTGCCGACACGACGGAGAAGGAAGAGATCATCGACAGCAAAGAGATCACGCAGACAGCGGTTAATGAATTGAAAGGCATTACGATGCCTGAGTCCCCGCAGTATTTCGCTGCCGACCAAGGCAAGAACCTGATCGTGGTACAGATGGAATCCTTCCAGAACTTCCTGATCGGCCTGACCATTGACGGACAGGAAGTTACGCCGAACATTAACAAGCTGGTGAAAGACAATACCTACTTTAATAACTTTTACACGGACGCAGGCCAAGGCACAACCTCGGACGCGGAGTTCGTGGTGAATACTTCTTTTTATGTGCCTAAGAATGAGCCGGCGACTTCCTCCAATTATATGAACAAAGCACTGCCGGGCCTGCCGGGTCTGCTGAAATCAAACGGCTATCATACGTATACCTTCCATACCAACAGCGTGGATTTCTGGAACCGCAAAGAACTCTATAAAGCC
This window encodes:
- a CDS encoding LTA synthase family protein, whose amino-acid sequence is MKKSFDIRNKPILLFTFLLLLKSGVAWYVVFNDGPNWSTMFTEIPFFLIVFSLIEWLARKRKILYYMVANLFITVIYFAVLMYYKYYGVIATYHALQQADKVTKVGESTYSLITPYYLFIFVDVVFFLFLMFRPKYISLWKERGAVRMSRPVLTLITAVSFGLCIFNIWPNHASMNEIKKAESMGILNYEVYTLFADTTEKEEIIDSKEITQTAVNELKGITMPESPQYFAADQGKNLIVVQMESFQNFLIGLTIDGQEVTPNINKLVKDNTYFNNFYTDAGQGTTSDAEFVVNTSFYVPKNEPATSSNYMNKALPGLPGLLKSNGYHTYTFHTNSVDFWNRKELYKAIGFDKYYDQSFYGDDDHIAFGSSDEVLFAKTVPELAALDAKEDPFYAMVISMSAHHPFRLPEEKLKMTLPEQYQGTLLGDYIQAQNYADYAMGQFLDELKESGVWDDSLIVFYGDHQGVPLYALGDGEKDWLKELIGYDYGYTDMFNIPFIVHSPSGTLPAEIGHTGGQVDILPTVANLLGVSVENQLHFGEDLLNQETNLLPVRHFLPTGSFINNSSIYVTGEAYADGTNFSQKDNSVIAGGSTEAQFNSVQRLLNMSNSYLEQLPDRPDVQSED